In one Acidimicrobiales bacterium genomic region, the following are encoded:
- a CDS encoding NYN domain-containing protein, with amino-acid sequence RAPPPAAPPRPKRRPPPLPPGVHDDTAEAAAHLVRAPGVLVIVDGYNAAKWLWPDLALPDQRDRLVDALAELEARTGAAIHVVFDGADVAPARTGPRRRVRVSFSPAGVEADDVILEMLDGEPVARAVVVASNDRRVQDGARDRGAASISVPQLASVLRRA; translated from the coding sequence CCGGGCGCCTCCCCCGGCTGCGCCACCCCGCCCCAAGAGGCGGCCTCCGCCGCTGCCGCCCGGCGTCCACGACGACACTGCCGAGGCGGCCGCCCACCTGGTGCGGGCCCCCGGCGTGCTGGTGATCGTCGACGGCTACAACGCGGCCAAGTGGCTGTGGCCGGACCTGGCCCTGCCCGACCAGCGCGACCGGCTGGTCGACGCCCTGGCCGAGCTGGAGGCCCGCACGGGGGCGGCGATCCACGTGGTGTTCGACGGCGCCGACGTCGCGCCCGCCCGCACCGGCCCCCGCCGGCGGGTGCGGGTGTCGTTCTCACCTGCCGGCGTGGAGGCCGACGACGTCATCCTGGAGATGCTGGACGGCGAGCCGGTCGCCAGGGCGGTCGTGGTGGCGTCGAACGACCGCCGGGTCCAGGACGGCGCCCGGGACCGCGGGGCGGCCTCCATCTCCGTCCCCCAGCTGGCGAGCGTCCTCCGGCGGGCGTGA